In a single window of the Gossypium hirsutum isolate 1008001.06 chromosome A13, Gossypium_hirsutum_v2.1, whole genome shotgun sequence genome:
- the LOC107894873 gene encoding transcription factor MYB16 — translation MADCREKMGLKKGPWTPDEDQKLLAYFEEHGLGNWRTLPEKAGLQRCGKSCRLRWINYLRPDLKRGKFSLQEEQTIIQLHAFLGNRS, via the exons ATGGCTGATTGCCGGGAGAAGATGGGGTTGAAGAAAGGGCCATGGACTCCAGATGAAGACCAGAAGCTCTTAGCTTATTTTGAAGAACATGGGCTGGGGAATTGGCGTACCTTGCCTGAAAAAGCTG ggctTCAAAGATGTGGAAAGAGCTGCAGACTGAGGTGGATCAATTACCTCAGACCTGATCTCAAGAGGGGAAAGTTCAGTTTACAAGAAGAACAAACCATCATCCAACTCCATGCTTTTCTTGGAAACAGGTCTTAA